In Flavobacterium piscisymbiosum, the sequence AAAATTAGAAAAAGTACAGAGTAACCAACTCTTCTTCATGATTTTATAAAGGATTTAATTCTTGATGCTTAAAAGTGTGTTCATGCTTTAAATGAAAAAAAGCTTATATTGCTCTAAATGAGCCTGGATCTCTTTTTTAATTTCAGCTTTATTGGAATCCTCAAGATTATCAATTTTTAATTTTAACGGAATCAAATAGTTGTGTAACTGATTGTGAGCTTCACCTTTCATTGTACATTTTTTAAAAATCATGGCAAACTCAGATTTCAGTTTCTCTTTCAAAATCAATGCGCTTTCTTCTTCGCCTGATTCCAGAATTATTTTTTGTAAAGTAGTAATCCCTTCAGTAGTTTCTGGGTTGGCTTCCCATAATTGTCCTTTGTTCAGGCTCACTTCCGCGGCTGTTTCGGTATTTTTTTCCGAAACTGAATTTATTTCATTTGCTTCTTTAGATGTTTGATCTTCTTTGTTTTTTTGGCATGATCCGATAGATACAATGGCCAATAAAAATAATACTAGTTTTATTTTTGTCATTTTGTTAAATTTTAGCTCCAAAAATCAGCATCTTCATTTTCTATAAAAGCTTCCTTTGAATGTATTTCTTCTATTTTTTTTAATTGTTCCTTTGTGGCTGCTTTTTGAATTTCAGCAAATAAAACACGCTCTTCAAAGCGGATATGAGAGTCTAACTCTTTTTCGATTCTTTTTAAATTTATTTCCAGATCTGAAGTACTTTCAAATAATTCGTTTAACGTTCTGTGTTCTTTCAAAGCCTGCTCAATGAGCGCGTTATCTGCTTCTAAGATCGTGAAAACGTATTTTTCCTCCAGCTCAAAATGCGTCTTTAAATAAATTTCATAAAACCAATCGACGTATTTTTTGATGCGCTGCAGGTCAATATTTTTCGCCATTCCAGTTTTAATTTTCCAGCAAAGCAGCAGACCATGATGGTGGTCGTGGCTTAAAGGCCTTAATTCCGGAGCTCTTTTGATGGGAGTAGTTGATTTCATTTGCTTAAAATTGATTGATTTAAAAAAATAAATTACTATCCTCTAAAATGAATTTTAATTTTCTCTGTACCAATATTTTGGTTTTCCAATTCTTTAAAAGAATGCCCAAGTTTTTCTATTGTCGAGGATCCATTAATAAAATGCTGAATGTAATAATTTCCTGAATATCCCAAATTTTCCAGAAAAAACACCATTTCCTGAATATCTCTTTTGTTTAATAAATCAGAGTGCACTGTTGTACGAACTTCAAAAGGTACTGTATGATGAAGCAATAAAAGTAATGATTTTGCAAAGGGAATGAAAAGTTTTGATTGGGTTATCTTTGCAAATTTCGCAGGCATTGCTTTAAAATCAAGTGCTACATAATTAATGAGTTCTTTTTGAATCAGTTCTTCCAATATGTCCGGCCGTGATCCATTGGTGTCAATTTTGATCAAAAAACCCATTTTTTTGACTTCTTTAATAAACGAAACAGCCTTTTTATGTAACAGACATTCACCTCCGCTAAAAACTACGGCGTCCAATAGATTAACCCTGCTTTTGAGGAATTGAAGTGCTTTATCAAAAGTAATACGTCCTTTTCCGTATACAATTTCTGGATTATAGCAATACAAACACCGCATATTACAGCCTGCAAACCAAAAAATGCAAGCTGATTGGTGCGGATAATCTAATAAAG encodes:
- a CDS encoding hemerythrin domain-containing protein is translated as MKSTTPIKRAPELRPLSHDHHHGLLLCWKIKTGMAKNIDLQRIKKYVDWFYEIYLKTHFELEEKYVFTILEADNALIEQALKEHRTLNELFESTSDLEINLKRIEKELDSHIRFEERVLFAEIQKAATKEQLKKIEEIHSKEAFIENEDADFWS
- a CDS encoding anaerobic ribonucleoside-triphosphate reductase activating protein gives rise to the protein MKQNVSAPIYSITPFTLLDYPHQSACIFWFAGCNMRCLYCYNPEIVYGKGRITFDKALQFLKSRVNLLDAVVFSGGECLLHKKAVSFIKEVKKMGFLIKIDTNGSRPDILEELIQKELINYVALDFKAMPAKFAKITQSKLFIPFAKSLLLLLHHTVPFEVRTTVHSDLLNKRDIQEMVFFLENLGYSGNYYIQHFINGSSTIEKLGHSFKELENQNIGTEKIKIHFRG